A single genomic interval of Actinomadura rubteroloni harbors:
- a CDS encoding YbhB/YbcL family Raf kinase inhibitor-like protein: MSIDRRPALAAAGALALTALLSGCGTVGLPENASAELSDGFTVTSPAFHDGGDLPTRFACATYSGSDALGRTPPLRWSGAPTGTRSFAIVMDDPDASDGAYVHWVYAGIDGNRQELVEGTHLDKTVEGLNTGKKVGYKPPCPPKGERHRYRFTIYALNSPAPFANGAPLKDSLAAIAEHVIARGRITGNLGGR; this comes from the coding sequence ATGAGCATTGACCGACGCCCGGCCCTGGCCGCGGCGGGCGCGCTCGCGCTCACCGCGCTGCTGAGCGGCTGCGGAACGGTCGGCCTGCCGGAGAACGCCAGCGCCGAGCTTTCCGACGGTTTCACCGTGACCAGCCCCGCGTTCCATGATGGCGGCGACTTGCCCACGCGATTCGCCTGCGCCACGTACTCTGGCTCCGACGCCCTGGGCCGGACCCCGCCGCTGCGGTGGTCCGGGGCGCCGACGGGCACGCGGTCGTTCGCCATCGTCATGGACGACCCGGACGCCAGCGACGGGGCCTACGTGCACTGGGTGTACGCGGGCATCGACGGCAACAGGCAGGAACTCGTCGAGGGCACCCATTTGGACAAGACGGTGGAGGGGCTCAACACCGGCAAGAAGGTGGGCTACAAGCCGCCGTGCCCGCCCAAGGGGGAACGGCACCGCTACCGGTTCACCATCTACGCCCTGAACTCCCCCGCGCCGTTCGCGAACGGGGCACCGCTCAAGGACTCGCTCGCCGCGATAGCCGAGCACGTCATCGCCCGGGGCAGGATCACCGGGAACCTCGGCGGCAGGTAG